A region of Nocardioides sp. JS614 DNA encodes the following proteins:
- a CDS encoding M48 family metalloprotease yields MPDQLTSALLIVVAIAYLGGAVLLIVALAKVLFAWSVSWRTSGQTSPVDVVLQQRAAAAMAAVAAVANVPPPATDVVAILGAPVAGEADGTVGDGGLAVTRFRAGRPPTVVFARAALTGLSAGAVQSLAAHELGHVIRRERSSAAARYSWLVGYLLLVLAGAGLTAAALVASPQLAGPSLLATMSAAVAFLGLRFTFDRREEAAADLFAIDLTRDLDAAAELMRFYEESLARQTPDGGRAWSRLERRWFATHPEPQARLAAMRRRLG; encoded by the coding sequence ATGCCGGATCAGCTGACCTCAGCGCTCCTGATCGTGGTGGCTATCGCCTACCTCGGCGGAGCCGTTCTGTTGATCGTGGCGCTTGCGAAGGTCCTGTTCGCCTGGTCGGTCAGCTGGCGCACCAGCGGGCAAACAAGCCCGGTTGACGTCGTGCTGCAGCAGCGGGCCGCCGCGGCGATGGCCGCCGTCGCCGCAGTCGCGAACGTCCCGCCTCCGGCAACCGACGTCGTTGCGATCCTGGGCGCCCCGGTCGCCGGGGAAGCCGATGGGACCGTGGGCGATGGTGGTCTCGCTGTGACCCGCTTCCGGGCTGGTCGTCCCCCCACCGTGGTGTTCGCGCGGGCTGCGCTCACCGGCCTCAGCGCCGGCGCAGTGCAGAGCCTGGCCGCCCACGAGCTCGGCCACGTCATCCGCCGCGAGCGCAGTTCGGCCGCGGCGCGGTACTCGTGGCTGGTCGGTTACCTACTCCTCGTGTTGGCAGGCGCTGGTCTCACTGCAGCTGCTCTTGTGGCCTCGCCCCAGCTGGCCGGCCCCTCGTTGCTGGCCACGATGAGTGCGGCCGTTGCGTTTCTCGGTCTCCGCTTCACCTTCGACCGGCGCGAGGAGGCTGCCGCCGATCTCTTCGCTATCGACCTGACTCGCGACCTGGACGCGGCCGCGGAGCTGATGCGGTTCTACGAGGAAAGCCTGGCGCGGCAGACGCCCGACGGCGGCCGCGCGTGGTCGCGGCTGGAGCGGAGGTGGTTCGCAACCCACCCCGAGCCGCAGGCGCGGCTCGCAGCCATGCGCCGTCGCCTTGGGTGA